TTATAACATTCCCCCCACAAGAAATTGTTGCCTTCCCTGTGGCCCTGGAGCCTTTCTTGCGCTGCCACTCAGTGTCCCTCCCTCTTTCCAGCTAGGAAATGAAAATGACGAATCTGTCGACGCGCAGAATGCCTGGCTCCCCAGCTCTGAAACACCATCTGCGACAAACTACTTCCTGCAGTACATCAGCTCCAGGTATGGGGGAATGCCAGTCTCTTTCCCTCAGTCAACTATGCCTGCTGCAAAAATGGGGAATTCTGAAAAAATTTAGGAGGATTTTTGCAGGGAAAATTTTGTCCTGTTTTTATGGGGCTTGCAGCCTGGTAGAGGACTCTTTTGGTAAACAGGGAGTGAACTGAAAATTGGCTTCTGTTTTACTCCCTTGTTAGTTTCTATTTACAGAAAAGGCCCCTTTAAGCTTAAAACAGCCCAGGAAGTATCCAAAATGTGGCAAATGTGCATTTGGGGTCCAAAAGGGTGGGGtggtattattatatttttgtggAAGAATAAGAAGGTAAAGCATTAATATCTATATTAGGTTCCAAACCTGTATTTAAACATACGGTTTAAGACTTAGAGGCTAATTACGTATAGAGATTTAAGGAACTTTCTTTATGTTAATGAATTGGGATTGCAGGATTTACCGGGGAAGTGTGTGTATAGACTATGGAGATTAATATTTTTATCAGTAATTGTGGGATTTTATGTATGTAGTCAATGTTACTATGTTATTTTGTTATGAATTTTGTATGTAATGTTAGTCTTATGTTTTTatgtgcttttttgtttttcttctttttttacttgtATACTTgtgatctatttttttaaaaaaaaaaaacaaaagagtgGGGGGTGGGATGGCAGGAGGGGCCTTCCAGCTCAAGTATACCCTAAAAAAAAGGGAGAGTGCATTGTAGGCTGTTTTTTGGTGCTGACAGAGGCTCCAAAGTTCATTTTTTCTGAACACTAAAAAGAGCCTCCCTTTCTCCAGCATAGAAAACTCTACGCACAACACGGATGCTTCCAGCAACAAGTTTGTGTTTGGGCAGAACATGAGTGAGAGGGTGTTGGTGAGTTTGAGCTTGTTCTTaagatttctttctcttctcccctgtGATTGTTTTACTTCCCTGCCCTTCTTCTTCCATGGAATTCTATGTACTCCTAATCTGACATCCGAAACCCCACTTTATCATTCTGGTTCTTCATTAAGCCAAGAGGGATTTGTTGGGGCCATGGGGAGACAGGggctggtttattattattattattattattattattatcatcatcatcatcatcatcatcatcatcatcatcatcatcattattatactttatttctaaagcgctgtaattatacacatgtaattacagtggggcctccgcatacgcagactttttataagcggctttgagcgtacgcgctcaagccgctgggcgcgcgcggggcaaaaggggcggcgcatcccattcagttgaatgggcgcgtgcgcccgttgcgccccgcacaCCTccgtgccgccgtgcacgagccccattgtttacaatggggctcaagcataggcggaaatcgccatacgcggcgggatccggaacggatcccccgtgtatggcGAGCTTCCACTGTATGTACATATAATTTATGTGTTAAGTATCTTGCCTTTCTGCCAAGATGGGATCCAAGGTAGCATGCAACTTTTTCAAAACACAGCTTAACtagaattttaaaacatatagaaAACATATTCAATAGAAACACAGCGCACATGCATACACCTTTAAAAGCTCCATCTGCTGCATTGTACCAAAAGCCCTTGACTTCCCCTTCCAACGATGAATCTGTATAAGTGCTTTAGGTGGGCAATTGTGCCAGCTTTGCAAATAATTCTACATAATTCTATGAAACTCAGCTCTCCCCCCACCAATAAATTGTCTCCCAAGTGAGAAGAACTTTCACAGAAATTGCTGAGCTGCAGGCCATCCGGGTAAGAGGCACAAAAGCAGGACCTTTCGGGGGCTGCACTCTTGAGTCTGGAGCATGGCAGGATGGTTTatgtttccctcttcctcctcttcttgcagAGTCCACCCAAATCCAATGACACTGGTACAGACAGTAACAAGGAGAACGCAGCTGGTGATTCTGGATCAGAATCGTCCTCGCAGGAAGCAACTCCTGAGAAAGGTGAAATGGGAAACCTCTTTTCCATGGGTTCTTGGAGCCTTAAAATCTTGTTAGGAGAAACACcaatgaaaaaggaaaacagcTTATTATTCACCCCACCCCCCGGCTTTCTtctgttctgaggtctgaaagTGCCAGTAGCTACTCACCTCACAATCCCTGAGAGCTTTCTTATCTTACCTTTGGGTAGAAGGTGGATAACTGCCAGGGATTGTTGGGCTGCCCTGAGCCTGATGGCCTTTTGGGATGTTGCCTACCCTGGTCaccactcatttttaaaaattattttgaaaaaataaacacttccaattttttttacttaaagAACAATTGATTCTAACCCCAGGGGTGCAGGCCATTTGTTTCtcctacttttttaaaatatacctcTGGTTGCTATAGTTCcagtggaaaggaaaagatgTCCACAATTCTCTGTGTTTGATGGCAAATAAATCTTCTGGTTGGACAGAAGGAGCAGAAACCCACGTGGAAGGGGGAGGGATTGGCAAAGGTCTCAGAATCTTTTCCTGATTTGTTTCCCATCCTAACTTCCCAAGTCCTTGCTGTGGGAGGCTGTTGGCTTCCCAGTGGGTGTTGAGCTTTTTCTGTCCTTCTTAAAGGGAGTTTTGCATTGGTTGCCCACTTCCTGTCAGCTGGCATCTGCTCTTACTGGACTTGGTGCAAAAGCGTGGATATTGTGGCGCCCCAGGGCTGGCAAGGTCAAAGTACCGAGGACTTCATGCACCACCCCACCCACAAAGGCACCTCTCTTTCCATTTAACATATTGCTACAAGCCTCAGGGGAGTGAGAGAGGGAAagtgggttttcttagcaataatATATTGTTGTGAGCTATCTCTTTTGTAGCCCAAAGTATTGCAAAGCATTTGGAGAGGTAGCTTGGTCTTGAGTGGGCACTAAAGATCTATTAGCTTGACAAAAGACCTGCTCTTAGAGAAGATGAAAATCTTTGAGTGCTTTGTCAATAAGGATAAGGTAGTCGCCTGCCTTTTTGGACTGCCCTTGGGAGTCTGGCTATGGGAATTGTTGTGATAGTTGCTCACACTTCACAGCTGTCCATtacaccatcctacagaatctgaaAGACATTGATTGTGTTCCATTTCCATGGAGGAGCATTTGGGGCTGTGTGGAAAACGCTATTGTGGCTTTGTGGAGCTTGAGACCTGTCCCATTTCTTTCCAGCCAATAACATTTCAGAGTCCTTGGCTGAGTCTGCCGCTGCCTACACAAAGGCAACAGCCAGGAAGTGTCTCCTGGAGAAGGTGGAGGTGATCACCGGGGAAGAAGCAGAGAGCAATGTCCTGCAGGTCAGTGGAGGATAAGGAACAGGCCTTGCATGCTCTCACCCTCACCTCAAGCACCTTGCACCTCCCTCCTTTCAGCTCCTGATGTCCAGTGGCCTTCCGTGCAGGGTGGGCATTTGTTTGTTACGGGAGACCCACCCTGCACAAGTCTTGGAGGGGAGCATCCACTCCTGGGGAGGTCCTGTTACGAGAATTATGGGCAGAGTGTGGAAGTAATGAATTATTAGTAACACCATTAATAAGGGTGCATCAaagtcatattttaaaacaaagcagtgACTAATGGCAAAGTGAATGCATTTTTGTAAGTGGCTGCAGTTCCTCTCTTTCCTAAGGAATGGTGGTGATGGAGGTGCTGCCTTTGCAAAGCCCTCAGGCAAAGTGAGGCCCCTAGGTAACCTCAGGCTCCACTTGGGAATTTCATTGTACCCATTTTGGTGCTTCATCAAGCCTGGCATTCCACCGGCAGCAGCACCCATTTTCAGCAGCAGGGCACAACCAGGCGGGCCCATCCCCTTTTGCTTGTCCCCAGCTTCAGATGTTCAGAGACAGACTTCCACTATATACAGAGCCTCCATTTAATAAGTGTTGAGAGTCTTGGAAAATATTGGATTATTACTCAtctgtagagccagcatggtgtagtggtttgagtgttgaaccaaGATActtggaggtcagggtttgaatctctgctgagACATGGAAACTGAGGGGGGTtcaaggaggtttgctattgacttcctctgaggctgagagagtgtgatttgccatggctgagcagcaattaaaaccctggtcttccattgtccagcactcaaaccactccaccactcTGGCTGTTATGATTGCATGCTTGCTTCCCAAATGAACGGGTGTGAATCATCTTTCAACAGCTCCCTTTCTCTTGCAGATTCAATGCAAATTGTTTGTCTTTGACAAGATATCTCAGTCGTGGGTGGAAAGAGGCCGGGGGCTTCTGAGGCTGAATGACATGGCTTCCACAGACGACGGGACACTGCAGTCACGCCTAGGTAAGATAGAGTGGAAGACCATCCCAAGCTCAGGATGCCCAGTTGCTGTGGAAGACCAGCCCAAATTGGAAGCTGTGTTTCACCATCCAGGGAAGAGAACAGTTGTAGATAGGATGGATCTGTCAAGTATTCATccattggggaggggggtgttggttggtgatggtggtggtcatCCAGAACAAGGGGGGTTCAGAACAGATTCCtgcggatactgagggccaattgTAGAAGAAAAAaggttccatctaaacattaggaagaacttctagaccagtagtccccaaacttttCCGGGTTActgccttctttccttttggGCAGCAGCCCTAGCGCCACCTGGCatatattttttgatattaggtctagTGTAGTGCTGCCCACATGACCATGGAATCGTCTCGGACAATATTGGCTCTCTTGGTTTaggaacagagatgagcactgtcccctacaatCAGACACAAatagacaatcatgtcaagggaaaacctttaccttttccttTACCTTTTCTACTGTAAATTCAGAACAAGCAATCTTGGTTGCTGCTCGCTTGCACTCAGTCACCTTGGTTGCAGCAATCAAGtagctggctgagcagggaccaagaagcctctcacccatgcttaccttgcagcaaaggccagtgcagacaggaagCCTCTTGGTTGCTTCTTAagcagctgctcagttgctgctcccagtgtAATCAAGTGCAAGGGGGAAGCTTCTCCCCAGAGAGGAGGGACTCTCAGTCCTTCATCAGGGCAGAGAAAGACGCAGCCAGTGTGTGTATAGGGGTTTACACATgttctggactggagactggtgtgggcCGGAAAGAGagatattttaactacaggaCTGCTCCAAGACAAAGAATTCTTTTCAAGAATCAagcacagatactccttccccagagacatgtcttcccctcacagcttcaagtgtccactcTCCCCACCAAAATAGTTTCTTCTGCTAGCTTTTCTCTCAGActatctgatgaaagaaagcaggagcagcagtgcaattCCAGCCTGTTCTCCAAGTCCcagcaaaactcacaaagctCAGGCAAACTCTGAAATGTGAAGCCTCCTTTTTGCCACTACGTCTCACACACCACTATGGGCTGTAACTCTactctgtcccaaaatggtgcctctGTGAGCCTCAGAAgtgatgccctgtgcccaagccttgCACAAGTTTCCCAATTGCCACTCCTAGAGAAAGGCACAGGAAGGAGAAGTGAGCTCATGTACATGGGCAGGTAAAGCGGGAGACACCTTTACACAAAATGGCCAACATGGATGCATGGTAGATTTCTGAGAatcctgaaaagaagtttaatgTAATCCTCATCCTCACTATGAACGCGCAATGAAGaccactggttccccttgtcttttctGCACACCAATAGGATTTTAGATTTGTCTCAAAAGGTGGtagactcttcttctttggagaactgtgtgttcctgcatggcatgggattgGACAATgtagcccttgtggtcccttctaactTAAAATTCTGcaagcttaaataaataaatgttcctcTAGAGTTGCTTAGTGGGAACACTCAGTTGTCTTTGGGTGCTGTGTTCCCATATCAACTACCTGgttgtctttctctccctccttccctcgtTTAGTCATGAGAACGCAGGGCAGCCTGCGATTAATCCTGAACACCAAGCTGTGGGCTCAGATGCAGATCGACAAAGCCAGCGAAAAGAGCATCCGGATCACTGCCATGGACACGGAGGACCAAGGAGTCAAAGTGTTCCTCATATCGGTAAGGAAGAGAGGAATGAAAGGGGCATGTGAGGCTAATGGTCCCTTTGCCTAGGGGTGGCATGCATAGgtgcccccccccgccccacaaTGCTTTTTTAAACTTGCAGGGGAGAGTGAAAAATTGCCCCTAATTTGCTTCAAAATTCCAtcaaaggttgagtctcccttatgcaaaatgctttggactagagatgttttggattttataatAATTGCATGTAAATCATGAGATagcttggaaatgggacccaagtctaagcacaaaacccatttatatttcatatacaccttacatacatagcctgaaggtaaatttatacttaatcttttaaataattttgtgcaggaagCTATGTTTGTATACATAGACCCATCAGAAAGCCAAggagtcactatctcagccacccatgttgACAATTTAGGGTTTTGGAATCTTTCAAAATTCCAGACAAGAGACACTCTACCTGCAGCCAAGCTTTATTTGATCCCCCTCCCAAGAAAATACCTGTCAAatcaactaaaaataaaaataatggaagtGGCTTGAAGTTTAATTTTACCTTTATTTTTGCATCCAttaggctctgtgtgtgtgtgtttgtgtgtgttgtatgtaaaAACTGGCCTAAGCTGGATGCATTTAACATGAACACTCATGAGtgactttgtctccttttgatcATTAGTAAGAGCTTATATGGTTGTCCTAAGGTGATGCATTTTTGAAACCTAACTGTACCTTTGCTCATTcttactgttttttatttttgctcctATGTGAGCCTGGTTTTTAAAGCTGGATGTGCTTTTAAATAAGCAAACACGAGACATTCTGATTATTCCTTTCTGAATCCTAGGCAAGCTCCAAAGACACGGGACAGCTGTATGCAGCATTACACCATCGGATCCTGGCCTTGCGGAGTCATGTGGAACAAGAACAGGAAGCCAAAAATACTGCGCCAGAACCGGAAGTGACCCAATCGAACGAGGAagacagtgatgatgatggtctTGCACCATCAGGATCACCCGGAAGTGGTGAGGAGCAATTTTCCAGGATTCCTCCCTGCAGTACATCAGAAGCATAGATGGGGGCTGCCCCCTGACTCCCCTCAACCTGTTTGCCTTATGGGGGGCAGGTTGATTTTTTTGCAGAATTTATTGAATTGGGCCCCAAACATGTCATGAtttgtctttccctccctctgtacCAAGTTTACAGTTGAGAACTTGGGCCAAGATTGAGGGATGGTAGCTGTGGAAGAATATGAACAGAGCAAAGATGTCTGAGATGGTATAAATCTGGACAGTGCAGATGCTCCTTTGATCCATTACATTAAAGTCAGCAAAGTCTTGCAGCtcctgaaaatgtatttttgtgtgaaaatgtattttcttgtggacttagaatcatagagcaaGCTGGAGACCTCCGGGAtcatccagtgcaaccctgttctgccatgcaggaagacacaatccaagcactccctgggacagatggccatccagcttcagtttaaaaacctccaaagaaggaggttccACCAATTTCGACTTATCCTGCTTGCATCTTTTGGAGACCATGAAGCTTTAATTCTCCTACAAAAAAACTTTTGTTAGTctgtaaggtgccacaagatgacTTGTGGTTCTTTTATTTCGGCCACAATTGTAAAAACCAGAGCAGATGGTAGGTTTGGAGGAAGAATTTGAAGGAATTCTCCCCCAAGGAGTGAGTGGGAGattcagagcttgggagcagtcaccaagcaGGCCCTCTCTCACTTGTACATTGTGTACAGTAGGAAAGACTAGGAAGATGGAAAGACTCAATGGCAGAGCCTCCCTTAAGATCTCTAAGCCTGGCAAGgcttctgctgctccggagagtAGAGCATggaccagtggattcaaatgacagggaAACAGTTTCCATATAAACATTAGGGAGaccttcttgactgtaagagctgtttggtaGAGGAATGAACTGCCTTAGAGGCTAGTGAACTGTCCCTCTTCAGGTGTCCTTAAGCAGGCGCTGAATGAACATCATTCAGGAATACTTTAGTTGTGAATACCTCTCTGGCAGAAGAGGGTTTGAttcatagaatcctggagttggaagggacccccaagggccatccaatccaacctccttcaGCCATGTAGAAATCCACAATTCAATCCCTCCCtatgacaggtggccatccagactctgtttaaaaatctccaaacagggagactccactactctccaaggaaggagtgttccactgttgaacagctcttactgtcaggaagttcctcctaaggttgaggtgaaattgcttttcctgtagtttgaatccatttctcagggtcctattctctggaatagATGGCCTTTTCAGCCCCTTCCAAGATTCTGTGGGGGAGGATGCAGTCCTCTGTGTCTCCTGGAGTCATCTTTTGTGTGGGTTTTGTGTGCATTGGTGCTCTTCCTCTGCCTGGCAGCTTGCAGCACCTTACAGGTGGGCAGGCAGGTGGCCTTGTCTGAACCAACTCCCCTTCATTTCCCCCACAGGTCCCACTGATGAAGTGGAGGGCCAGACGCCCAGCAGCACATAGCGGCCGTCTGCCCAGCTCTGCTGGCAAGACCTGCTGCCGTTTCCGCCGCCACCACAAACACCttccggcagcagcagcagccccctcCGAGCAGACTCTCCCTCTTGGATTGCAGCAGCAACCATGGAGGCAGGCTCTGAGATTTAAGAACTCTGCATCccattctgggttttgtttttgttttccttttttctctcccccccccctttttttttttttttggtgtgttggACTTTTGGGGAGGGCAGGGGTTGGATCAGTTGATTCCATATTAAATAACAGCAAAACGAAACAACAGCAGACTTTGGACAAAACTGGCTGAATGTGACACTTTTGGACACTTAAAATGCTCATCATATTGATGAGCAAGGGGGAGGGATGCCATTTTCTTCCCTtgccccccctacacacacacacacacacacacacaagagcgcTTACTCGCCCTCTTTGTCCCCCTCAGACCTTCCCTCTTGATCCACAGGCCACCTTCCCACCTTGGACTTGCTCTGCCCATCTTGTCTTGGACTATTCTCTCCTCCATCCCCGGTTCCCCATCCTCCAAGGTTCCAATCCTGCAGGAAAGCCAGATTTCGGCCAGAAGACGCTAGTTTTTGAATGCTTTCTCAAAGATCCTTGCAGATGTCTGTGTCGCGCACTTCCCTCAACATCCGTCTTCTGCCTCCTTGTCGTTTCCATTTCTCTGAGAGGTGTCAAAACCAACCCTGGCTGCCTTGTGCCTGGAGAGAAAAGCAGTTGGCACAGTTTTTTGGAGGGAAAGACTAACGTGGGGAGCGATTAAAGACTTTAACCTGGGGAAGGGACAGAGGGAGGCATTCTCCCTAACAACCTTCCCTGTTTCCCCTCTGGTTTGTAGTTGTCGTTACCgttcttgttcttgtttggcGCTAACCTCttgcctttgtaaaaaaaaaaaaaaaagaacagtagaAAACCTTAGTTTTGAAGGACTTCTTGTGTGTCAAGCAACTTGGGGCCCCTCCTTTGCTTTTTGTACTGTGGAAGGGAGAGCAAAGCCACTatgtgtacacaaacacacacacacacacatatgatcacatacatatatatatatatatatagagagagagagagagagagatacagacacacacacacacatgtgtgtgtgtgtagcaggtGTTAATGTACCAGGTTGTGTTTTTGTCCCCTCCTAGTAACCTTTCTGTTTCCCTCTGGCCTTGCCTAGCTGCTGGAGTGGAAACTTTTTGAGGAGGTGGCTGTTCCCTTTCTTGgagaatggggtgtgtgtgtgtgtggatttgtgTTGCTTTGGCATCTTGGGCCAGCTGCTGAAATACTAGTCCTTGGCCACGGTGCGGCTTCCTCAGAGGAGCCCAGAGCCTCGGCTTCTGCCAAACCCTTCCCTGAGCAGAGCTCCCAGCCATCAGCTGCAGTGTTTCAATATTTT
The sequence above is a segment of the Sceloporus undulatus isolate JIND9_A2432 ecotype Alabama unplaced genomic scaffold, SceUnd_v1.1 scaffold_150, whole genome shotgun sequence genome. Coding sequences within it:
- the RANBP3 gene encoding ran-binding protein 3, with translation EKLCQANESNNTSESEKCEKTEQNTQQSFVFGQNLRDRVKLGNENDESVDAQNAWLPSSETPSATNYFLQYISSSIENSTHNTDASSNKFVFGQNMSERVLSPPKSNDTGTDSNKENAAGDSGSESSSQEATPEKANNISESLAESAAAYTKATARKCLLEKVEVITGEEAESNVLQIQCKLFVFDKISQSWVERGRGLLRLNDMASTDDGTLQSRLVMRTQGSLRLILNTKLWAQMQIDKASEKSIRITAMDTEDQGVKVFLISASSKDTGQLYAALHHRILALRSHVEQEQEAKNTAPEPEVTQSNEEDSDDDGLAPSGSPGSGPTDEVEGQTPSST